Proteins encoded within one genomic window of Hevea brasiliensis isolate MT/VB/25A 57/8 chromosome 8, ASM3005281v1, whole genome shotgun sequence:
- the LOC110671323 gene encoding protein TONNEAU 1a isoform X2, which yields MDDYAREMMDLKTLVTRTLEKKGVLAKIRAELRASVFEAIEEEDRVVENDEGLPPALLGSCNERAKQLHASPSGRLLTALICEYLEWAQLNHTLKVYLPECNLQKDFWKSELKEFSGKNGYDLNRNGDSGPLLLDVLEGFLKFENLSQGRGGGRRISEAESLSSLDSRNVRRPFSSSVAGGLPPLGRPASSQTSDRRAGSSMNGYRKDEYSWRYDSDELPEDVIRASAALENLQLDRKAHNLTTSWRLLSPMYWIMLQACW from the exons ATGGACGATTACGCCAGAGAAATGATGGACCTCAAGACTCTTGTCACTCGAACCCTGGAGAAGAAGGGTGTCCTCGCTAAGATCCGG GCTGAACTCAGGGCTAGCGTCTTTGAGGCAATTGAAGAGGAGGATAGGGTAGTCGAAAATGACGAGGGCTTACCTCCTGCGTTATTGGGGAGCTGCAATGAACGTGCAAAACAGCTTCATGCTTCTCCTTCAG GGAGGTTGCTAACTGCGCTGATATGTGAATATTTGGAATGGGCACAACTAAATCATACGCTTAAAGTTTATCTTCCAGAGTGCAATTTG CAAAAGGATTTTTGGAAGTCTGAGTTGAAGGAATTTAGTGGCAAGAACGGATATGATCTTAACAGAAATGGTGATAGTGGTCCTTTACTTTTGGATGTTCTTGAAGGATTCTTGAAGTTTGAG AATTTATCCCAAGGAAGGGGTGGTGGAAGGAGAATATCAGAAGCTGAGTCCTTATCTAGTTTAGATTCAAGGAATGTCCGAAGACCCTTTTCATCATCTGTTGCTGGTGGTTTACCTCCATTAGGAAG GCCAGCTTCTTCTCAGACATCTG ATAGGAGAGCAGGATCCTCAATGAATGGTTACAGGAAAGATGAATACAGTTGGAGATATGACAGTGATGAGCTTCCAGAAGATGTGATACGAGCTTCAGCTGCGCTGGAAAACCTTCAGTTGGACAGGAAGGCTCACAATCTAACTACATCTTGGCG CCTCCTAAGCCCTATGTATTGGATTATGTTGCAGGCCTGCTGGTGA
- the LOC110671323 gene encoding protein TONNEAU 1a isoform X1: MDDYAREMMDLKTLVTRTLEKKGVLAKIRAELRASVFEAIEEEDRVVENDEGLPPALLGSCNERAKQLHASPSGRLLTALICEYLEWAQLNHTLKVYLPECNLQKDFWKSELKEFSGKNGYDLNRNGDSGPLLLDVLEGFLKFENLSQGRGGGRRISEAESLSSLDSRNVRRPFSSSVAGGLPPLGRPASSQTSDRRAGSSMNGYRKDEYSWRYDSDELPEDVIRASAALENLQLDRKAHNLTTSWRPAGDGMSDDDGRVDHI, encoded by the exons ATGGACGATTACGCCAGAGAAATGATGGACCTCAAGACTCTTGTCACTCGAACCCTGGAGAAGAAGGGTGTCCTCGCTAAGATCCGG GCTGAACTCAGGGCTAGCGTCTTTGAGGCAATTGAAGAGGAGGATAGGGTAGTCGAAAATGACGAGGGCTTACCTCCTGCGTTATTGGGGAGCTGCAATGAACGTGCAAAACAGCTTCATGCTTCTCCTTCAG GGAGGTTGCTAACTGCGCTGATATGTGAATATTTGGAATGGGCACAACTAAATCATACGCTTAAAGTTTATCTTCCAGAGTGCAATTTG CAAAAGGATTTTTGGAAGTCTGAGTTGAAGGAATTTAGTGGCAAGAACGGATATGATCTTAACAGAAATGGTGATAGTGGTCCTTTACTTTTGGATGTTCTTGAAGGATTCTTGAAGTTTGAG AATTTATCCCAAGGAAGGGGTGGTGGAAGGAGAATATCAGAAGCTGAGTCCTTATCTAGTTTAGATTCAAGGAATGTCCGAAGACCCTTTTCATCATCTGTTGCTGGTGGTTTACCTCCATTAGGAAG GCCAGCTTCTTCTCAGACATCTG ATAGGAGAGCAGGATCCTCAATGAATGGTTACAGGAAAGATGAATACAGTTGGAGATATGACAGTGATGAGCTTCCAGAAGATGTGATACGAGCTTCAGCTGCGCTGGAAAACCTTCAGTTGGACAGGAAGGCTCACAATCTAACTACATCTTGGCG GCCTGCTGGTGATGGAATGAGTGATGATGATGGCAGGGTTGACCATATTTAG
- the LOC110671323 gene encoding adenylate kinase 1, chloroplastic isoform X3, whose protein sequence is MDDYAREMMDLKTLVTRTLEKKGVLAKIRAELRASVFEAIEEEDRVVENDEGLPPALLGSCNERAKQLHASPSGRLLTALICEYLEWAQLNHTLKVYLPECNLQKDFWKSELKEFSGKNGYDLNRNGDSGPLLLDVLEGFLKFENLSQGRGGGRRISEAESLSSLDSRNVRRPFSSSVAADIKSTLFFVHNKALPLRPEPKDRNVQWVFLGCPGVGKGTYASRLSNLLGVPHIATGDLVREELNSSGPLASQLKEIVNQGQLVSDEIIINLLSKRLEAGEAKGESGFILDGFPRTIRQAEILEGVTDIDLVVNLKLQEEALLAKCLGRRICSECGGNYNVASIDIKGENGKPGMYMAPLLPPPHCASKLIQRSDDTEVVVKERLRIYNEMSRPVEEFYHQRGKLLEFNLPGGIPESWPKLLEALNLEDYEVKQSAAA, encoded by the exons ATGGACGATTACGCCAGAGAAATGATGGACCTCAAGACTCTTGTCACTCGAACCCTGGAGAAGAAGGGTGTCCTCGCTAAGATCCGG GCTGAACTCAGGGCTAGCGTCTTTGAGGCAATTGAAGAGGAGGATAGGGTAGTCGAAAATGACGAGGGCTTACCTCCTGCGTTATTGGGGAGCTGCAATGAACGTGCAAAACAGCTTCATGCTTCTCCTTCAG GGAGGTTGCTAACTGCGCTGATATGTGAATATTTGGAATGGGCACAACTAAATCATACGCTTAAAGTTTATCTTCCAGAGTGCAATTTG CAAAAGGATTTTTGGAAGTCTGAGTTGAAGGAATTTAGTGGCAAGAACGGATATGATCTTAACAGAAATGGTGATAGTGGTCCTTTACTTTTGGATGTTCTTGAAGGATTCTTGAAGTTTGAG AATTTATCCCAAGGAAGGGGTGGTGGAAGGAGAATATCAGAAGCTGAGTCCTTATCTAGTTTAGATTCAAGGAATGTCCGAAGACCCTTTTCATCATCTGTTGCTG CTGACATCAAATCTACTCTCTTTTTCGTTCATAATAAGGCTCTGCCTCTTCGTCCGGAGCCCAAGGATAGGAATGTCCAGTGGGTTTTCCTCGGTTGCCCTGGCGTTGGTAAGGGTACTTATGCTTCTCGCCTCTCCAATCTTCTTGGTGTCCCTCACATCGCCACCGGTGATCTCGTCCGCGAGGAACTCAATTCCTCTGGTCCTCTTGCCTCTCAG CTTAAGGAGATTGTGAACCAAGGGCAATTAGTTTCGgatgaaattattataaatttattgtcCAAGCGCCTTGAAGCTGGAGAAGCCAAGGGCGAATCTGGTTTTATTCTGGATGGTTTCCCTCGAACTATCAGACAAGCG GAAATATTGGAGGGAGTAACAGATATTGACTTGGTGGTCAACCTAAAGCTTCAAGAAGAAGCATTACTTGCAAAATGCCTTGGAAGAAGGATTTGTAGTGAGTGTGGAGGAAATTACAATGTTGCCAGCATTGACATCAAGGGTGAGAATGGGAAACCTGGAATGTATATGGCTCCACTGCTTCCTCCTCCTCATTGTGCATCAAAACTTATCCAGCGATCTGATGATACGGAAGTTGTTGTTAAGGAGCGACTTCGTATTTACAATGAAATG AGCCGACCTGTTGAAGAGTTCTATCACCAACGTGGGAAATTGTTGGAGTTCAATCTTCCTGGAGGAATCCCAGAATCTTGGCCAAAGCTGCTTGAAGCTCTGAATCTTGAAGACTATGAAGTTAAACAATCTGCGGCTGCATGA